The following coding sequences are from one Ruminococcus flavefaciens AE3010 window:
- the mutS gene encoding DNA mismatch repair protein MutS: protein MEIDRSKISPMMQQYFEVKDKYKDCILFFRLGDFYEMFFDDAVVVSKALELTLTGRDCGLEERAPMCGVPYHAADMYIKRLIDMGFKVAVCEQLTDPAETKGIVVRDVIRVVTPGTLTESSMLDDGSNNYICSIFYDEENKTCGVASADLSTGEAALSYFEGKDLEAGVINELSRCKPAEIIFPQNFLSLKAAAEFVKVRLSCAVTLRDTICFTPSARRDMAAAVFGVKSVTELGISEDGADCAAVCGLFDYINDTQKTSVSRFTAIELLNGEQFMGLDLNARRNLELTETLRSKEKKGSLMWVLDSTKTSMGRRLLRNWIEQPLKSPARIIERLDAVEALYRKSVVLADMTDLLDRVYDLERLMTKVMYKSANPRDLKSLSATAMQLPLIKQELTKLSDSKLLARYNDEISTLDELVNLVENAIMDEPPISVKDGGVIKEGFNKELDELRHIMNNGRSIIDEIEQREKEKTGIKNLKIGFNRVFGYYLEVTRSYYDLIPEGWIRKQTLANAERFITEELKNAENSILGAKDKALSLEADIFAEVRDFLATKLEAVQKTASAVAAVDVLCSFADVALRNQYIKPDIAIDGSIDIKAGRHPVVELMLTDEMFVPNDLYIDTKADRMSIITGPNMSGKSTYMRQAALIVLMAQIGCFVPADSAKISVVDKIFTRVGASDDLTAGQSTFMVEMSEVSDILKNATKDSLVILDEVGRGTSTFDGVSIARAVAEFICNSKKLGCKTLFATHYHELIGLENELEGVKNYSIAVNKHGGTIRFLRKIVRGGVDESYGVDVAKLAGLPAKVVARAKELLEEMERQHAAERPAAVREESGQISFGSLGREAALDMLEKTNIDELTDSECRELLKDMLTAIQ, encoded by the coding sequence ATGGAAATCGACAGAAGTAAGATATCCCCTATGATGCAGCAGTACTTCGAGGTCAAGGACAAGTACAAGGACTGCATACTGTTCTTCCGTCTCGGTGACTTCTATGAGATGTTTTTTGACGACGCTGTAGTGGTATCAAAGGCTCTGGAGCTTACACTGACAGGCAGGGACTGCGGACTTGAGGAGAGAGCTCCCATGTGCGGAGTACCCTATCATGCGGCGGATATGTACATAAAGAGGCTGATAGATATGGGCTTCAAGGTGGCTGTCTGCGAGCAGCTCACCGACCCTGCCGAGACCAAGGGCATAGTTGTACGCGACGTTATCAGGGTAGTTACTCCCGGTACCCTTACCGAGAGCAGTATGCTTGACGACGGCAGCAACAACTACATTTGCAGTATATTCTACGACGAGGAGAACAAGACCTGCGGCGTGGCTTCTGCCGACCTTTCCACAGGTGAAGCGGCTCTCAGCTATTTTGAGGGCAAGGACCTGGAGGCAGGTGTCATCAATGAGCTTTCACGCTGCAAGCCTGCGGAGATAATCTTCCCTCAGAACTTCCTGTCGCTGAAAGCGGCGGCGGAATTCGTAAAGGTAAGGCTCTCCTGTGCGGTAACTCTCCGCGATACCATATGCTTTACTCCCTCTGCACGCAGAGACATGGCTGCGGCAGTATTCGGCGTTAAGTCCGTCACCGAGCTTGGCATAAGCGAGGACGGAGCAGACTGCGCGGCGGTCTGCGGACTTTTCGACTACATAAACGATACCCAGAAGACCTCGGTATCAAGATTTACCGCTATCGAGCTCCTCAACGGGGAGCAGTTCATGGGGCTTGACCTCAACGCAAGGCGCAACCTTGAGCTGACGGAAACTCTCCGCAGCAAGGAGAAAAAGGGCTCACTCATGTGGGTGCTGGACTCCACAAAGACCTCAATGGGACGCAGACTGCTCAGAAACTGGATAGAGCAGCCCCTGAAAAGCCCTGCAAGGATAATCGAGCGCCTTGACGCAGTTGAAGCGCTCTACCGCAAGAGCGTTGTCCTTGCGGATATGACAGACCTGCTGGACAGAGTTTACGACCTTGAACGTCTTATGACAAAGGTAATGTACAAGAGCGCCAATCCCCGCGACCTGAAATCACTTTCCGCTACGGCTATGCAGCTGCCCCTCATAAAACAGGAGCTGACAAAGCTCAGCGATTCAAAGCTCCTTGCACGATACAACGACGAGATATCAACTCTTGACGAGCTTGTGAACCTCGTTGAGAACGCCATTATGGACGAGCCGCCTATATCCGTAAAGGACGGCGGCGTTATCAAGGAGGGCTTCAACAAGGAGCTTGACGAGCTCCGCCATATAATGAACAACGGCAGGAGCATAATCGACGAGATAGAGCAGCGGGAAAAGGAAAAGACAGGCATCAAGAACCTGAAAATAGGCTTCAACCGCGTGTTCGGCTACTATCTTGAGGTCACACGCTCCTACTATGACCTTATCCCCGAGGGCTGGATACGCAAGCAGACCCTTGCCAACGCCGAGCGCTTCATCACAGAGGAGCTTAAAAATGCCGAGAACTCCATTCTCGGTGCAAAGGACAAGGCTCTCTCTCTCGAAGCCGATATATTCGCAGAGGTACGTGACTTCCTTGCCACAAAGCTTGAAGCCGTTCAGAAAACAGCCTCCGCAGTTGCGGCTGTGGACGTGCTCTGCTCCTTTGCGGACGTGGCTCTCCGAAATCAGTACATAAAGCCCGATATTGCCATTGACGGCTCTATCGACATAAAGGCAGGACGCCACCCCGTTGTGGAGCTCATGCTCACTGACGAGATGTTCGTGCCGAATGACCTGTACATCGACACAAAGGCTGACCGCATGTCCATAATCACGGGACCTAATATGTCGGGTAAATCCACATATATGCGTCAGGCTGCTCTCATAGTCCTCATGGCGCAGATAGGCTGCTTCGTGCCTGCTGATTCGGCAAAGATATCCGTGGTGGACAAGATATTCACCCGTGTTGGTGCTTCCGACGACCTTACCGCGGGACAGTCCACATTCATGGTGGAAATGAGCGAGGTGTCGGATATACTGAAAAACGCCACCAAGGACAGCCTTGTTATACTTGACGAGGTGGGACGCGGTACGTCCACCTTTGACGGCGTCAGCATTGCCCGTGCAGTTGCGGAGTTCATCTGCAATTCCAAGAAGCTGGGCTGCAAGACCCTGTTCGCTACTCACTACCATGAGCTTATAGGACTTGAAAACGAGCTGGAGGGCGTTAAGAACTACAGCATTGCCGTAAACAAGCACGGCGGCACTATACGCTTTCTGCGTAAGATAGTCCGCGGCGGCGTGGACGAGAGCTACGGCGTGGATGTTGCAAAGCTTGCAGGACTTCCTGCAAAGGTAGTCGCAAGAGCAAAGGAGCTCCTTGAAGAAATGGAGCGCCAGCATGCGGCGGAGCGTCCTGCGGCAGTACGTGAGGAGTCGGGACAGATAAGCTTTGGCAGTCTGGGACGCGAGGCGGCACTGGATATGCTTGAAAAGACCAATATCGACGAGCTGACCGACAGCGAATGCCGTGAGCTGCTCAAAGATATGCTTACTGCAATACAGTAG
- a CDS encoding PF20097 family protein: protein MECRYCGNKMQKGRIRSKASLLNPIAASDLVWTDEKDIGKMKRNEAKLSEENEAWYCETCKLVFSELPVKPPVF, encoded by the coding sequence ATGGAGTGCAGATATTGTGGAAACAAGATGCAAAAAGGCAGGATAAGGTCTAAGGCGAGCCTGCTTAATCCAATTGCTGCGTCAGACCTTGTATGGACTGACGAAAAGGATATTGGAAAAATGAAACGTAATGAAGCTAAGCTTTCAGAGGAAAATGAAGCGTGGTACTGTGAGACCTGCAAGCTTGTTTTTTCAGAGCTGCCTGTAAAGCCGCCTGTTTTTTAA
- the mutL gene encoding DNA mismatch repair endonuclease MutL has product MPPINVLSKEISELIAAGEVIERPSSVIKELVENSIDSGASHITVEIKNGGTTYMRVTDDGCGMSFEDVPKAFLRHATSKISAKEDLDNILTLGFRGEALASVAAVARVEIMTKQKEGLYGTLYAIEGSVEKSHEESGCPDGTTVIIRDLFYNVPARRKFMKKDVTEGNAVSTILQKIAMSHPDIAFRFIRDNRTEFNSSGDGELFSAIYAVYGRDFARDLMPVDYDYEGVHVGGFVIKPLYSKNNRAFQNFFVNGRYVRSRLCSAALENAYTNMIMTGKFPACVLLIDLPPSTMDVNIHPTKAEVRFTNEKSVSDAVYFAVKNAMMKDGLIYEFELKPHADWTKAAPQQEEMKQQEFIFTPVEKIEETEQKIAEAPAPVYEAPKPAEEEPPVTADITPSPAYDRPDPVQTAAPVYERPAETAPAAAAAPEPVQAPEPEKEPEPPKAVEGFSFITQQSFAAAPVQKPAEPEAPKESVWTEKPKIRVIGEAFGLYIVAEVGDDTMIMIDKHAAHERIIFERLKSRNCKQYSQQLLTGVKVLLTGDEFSALETNQELLADLGFTFDFSEKPCAVATAVPTFIMELDMEDIISEIANNLRMYNHDPQSHVLDDMLHTVACKSAIKGNDKNDIAELQSLAEQVYFDERIRHCPHGRPVMFTMTKSNISHQFGRT; this is encoded by the coding sequence ATGCCCCCCATTAATGTCCTCAGCAAGGAAATATCAGAGCTTATCGCCGCAGGCGAGGTCATCGAGCGCCCCTCATCAGTTATCAAGGAGCTGGTGGAGAACTCCATTGACTCGGGCGCTTCTCACATAACCGTGGAGATAAAAAACGGCGGAACTACATATATGCGCGTTACCGACGACGGCTGCGGAATGTCATTTGAAGACGTACCCAAAGCCTTTCTTCGTCATGCCACAAGCAAGATAAGCGCCAAGGAGGACCTTGACAATATCCTCACTCTGGGCTTTCGCGGTGAAGCTCTGGCTTCCGTTGCGGCAGTTGCCCGTGTGGAGATAATGACCAAGCAGAAGGAAGGGCTCTACGGTACTCTCTATGCTATAGAGGGCAGCGTGGAGAAGTCCCATGAGGAGAGCGGCTGTCCCGACGGTACCACAGTTATTATCCGCGACCTGTTCTACAACGTGCCTGCACGCCGCAAGTTCATGAAAAAGGACGTTACCGAGGGCAATGCGGTGAGTACTATACTCCAGAAGATAGCCATGTCTCACCCCGATATCGCTTTCAGATTTATCCGCGACAACCGCACTGAGTTCAACTCCAGCGGCGACGGAGAGCTGTTCTCAGCCATATATGCGGTCTACGGACGGGACTTCGCCCGTGACCTCATGCCCGTTGACTACGACTACGAGGGCGTACACGTTGGGGGATTTGTCATCAAGCCACTCTATTCCAAGAACAACCGCGCTTTCCAGAACTTCTTCGTAAACGGCAGATACGTCCGTTCAAGGCTCTGCTCAGCGGCTCTGGAAAACGCCTACACAAATATGATAATGACGGGAAAGTTCCCTGCCTGCGTGCTGCTCATAGACCTGCCCCCAAGCACTATGGACGTCAATATCCACCCCACAAAGGCAGAGGTGCGCTTCACCAACGAGAAATCCGTGTCCGACGCGGTGTACTTCGCTGTGAAGAACGCCATGATGAAGGACGGTCTTATATACGAATTCGAGCTGAAGCCCCACGCAGACTGGACAAAGGCTGCTCCTCAGCAGGAGGAGATGAAGCAGCAGGAGTTCATTTTTACTCCCGTTGAAAAGATAGAGGAGACCGAGCAGAAGATAGCAGAAGCTCCTGCACCTGTGTATGAAGCGCCAAAGCCTGCGGAGGAGGAACCGCCTGTTACTGCGGATATAACTCCAAGCCCTGCCTATGACAGACCTGATCCTGTACAGACTGCGGCTCCCGTATATGAGCGTCCTGCGGAGACAGCTCCCGCAGCAGCTGCTGCTCCCGAGCCCGTACAAGCGCCCGAGCCTGAGAAAGAGCCCGAGCCCCCAAAGGCTGTGGAGGGATTCAGCTTTATCACACAGCAGTCCTTTGCGGCAGCCCCCGTGCAGAAGCCTGCGGAGCCCGAAGCTCCAAAGGAGTCCGTATGGACTGAAAAGCCCAAGATACGCGTTATCGGCGAAGCTTTCGGGCTTTATATCGTTGCCGAGGTTGGCGACGACACCATGATAATGATAGACAAGCATGCCGCTCATGAGCGCATAATCTTCGAGCGCCTTAAAAGCCGCAACTGCAAGCAGTACAGCCAGCAGCTCCTCACAGGAGTGAAAGTGCTCCTCACAGGGGACGAGTTCAGCGCTCTTGAAACAAATCAGGAGCTCCTTGCGGACTTGGGCTTTACATTTGACTTCTCCGAGAAGCCCTGCGCAGTGGCGACGGCTGTTCCCACATTCATAATGGAGCTTGATATGGAGGATATTATCTCCGAGATAGCAAACAATCTCCGTATGTACAATCATGACCCACAGTCTCATGTGCTGGACGATATGCTCCACACAGTTGCCTGCAAATCGGCAATAAAGGGCAATGACAAGAACGATATCGCGGAGCTCCAGTCCCTTGCGGAGCAGGTCTACTTTGACGAGAGGATACGCCATTGTCCCCACGGCAGACCTGTTATGTTCACCATGACCAAGAGTAATATCTCGCATCAGTTCGGAAGAACGTAA
- the miaA gene encoding tRNA (adenosine(37)-N6)-dimethylallyltransferase MiaA produces MNEKNNKPFVLAVVGPTASGKTWLGVELAKIYGGEVISADSMQIYKGMDIASAKPTEAEKQGIPHHLMGILDRDVSFSAADYVQLANEKIGEVLSRGKLPIIVGGTGLYVDSLLENVKFSEGGSDEACREELYDFARENGNEALHARLAELDPEAAEGIHPNNLVRVVRALEVCHVTGRRFSDLKRESKLVESPYNSLILGLNYENRQTLYDRIDLRVDEMVKAGLVEEARQLWQESGMKTAANAIGYKELIPYFNGEAELDRCIDIIKQETRHYAKRQLTWFRKNRRIEWLFLDRFNKNNEILEKCKKTIANYF; encoded by the coding sequence ATGAACGAAAAGAATAACAAGCCCTTCGTGCTTGCTGTTGTGGGACCTACCGCATCGGGCAAAACATGGCTGGGCGTTGAGCTTGCAAAGATTTACGGCGGAGAGGTCATCTCCGCCGATTCCATGCAGATATACAAGGGCATGGACATAGCCTCGGCAAAGCCCACAGAAGCCGAAAAACAGGGTATCCCCCATCACCTCATGGGTATCCTTGACAGGGACGTGAGCTTCAGTGCCGCGGACTATGTTCAGCTGGCAAACGAGAAGATAGGGGAGGTGCTCTCCCGCGGGAAGCTGCCTATAATCGTAGGCGGTACGGGGCTTTATGTGGACTCGCTCCTTGAGAATGTGAAGTTCTCAGAGGGCGGCAGCGACGAAGCCTGCCGTGAGGAGCTCTACGACTTTGCCCGTGAAAACGGCAACGAAGCTCTCCACGCAAGGCTTGCGGAGCTTGACCCCGAAGCCGCAGAGGGCATACACCCCAATAATCTGGTGCGTGTAGTCCGCGCACTGGAGGTCTGTCACGTTACGGGACGCAGGTTCAGCGACCTGAAACGTGAGAGCAAGCTGGTGGAGAGCCCGTACAACTCTCTTATTTTAGGCTTGAATTATGAGAACAGGCAGACCCTCTATGACCGCATAGACCTGCGTGTGGACGAAATGGTAAAGGCAGGGCTTGTGGAAGAAGCACGTCAGCTCTGGCAGGAGAGCGGCATGAAGACCGCCGCAAACGCTATCGGCTACAAGGAGCTTATCCCGTACTTCAACGGTGAAGCCGAGCTTGACCGCTGTATCGACATAATTAAACAGGAAACGCGGCATTATGCCAAGCGGCAACTGACGTGGTTTCGGAAAAACAGGCGTATAGAATGGCTTTTTTTGGACAGATTTAATAAAAATAATGAAATATTAGAAAAATGCAAAAAAACTATAGCAAATTATTTTTAA
- the hfq gene encoding RNA chaperone Hfq has protein sequence MNKTINLQDVFLNQCRKDKIMVTIILTNGFQFKGMVRGFDSYVAIFDCDGKQQLVYKHAISTIIPARAVSILDAAEKND, from the coding sequence ATGAACAAAACAATCAATTTGCAGGATGTGTTCCTTAACCAGTGCAGAAAAGACAAGATCATGGTTACTATCATTCTGACCAACGGCTTCCAGTTCAAGGGAATGGTAAGAGGCTTTGACAGCTACGTTGCTATCTTCGACTGCGACGGTAAGCAGCAGCTGGTCTACAAGCACGCTATTTCCACTATTATCCCTGCAAGAGCAGTTTCTATCCTCGACGCTGCGGAAAAG